GCTTTCCGCGAAAATCATCAGAAATATGATTCCCATTTCCAAGCAGAACTTTTAAACTCGGAGATGTGCTTATTTGCCCGCTTGGGTATTCCAGCGGATCCCGCCACCTCGCCATCTGCGAACTGATTCACCTGTTTCCTTCTCCTGAACTTACCATCGCCATAATGATACCACGTTATATCCATTCCGTCCTGAAAGCTCTGGGGACTAGCAGTGCGATCGCATTTCTATCCATTGCATGTCTCGCCGAAGAACCTGATTACAAAGATCAGTTGCTGCCAGTCCCGGCACTGGAAACATCGGATGCCCTGAAAGCATTTCAGGTTGCCGATGGGTTTCGTATCGAGTTGGCAGCAGCCGAGCCGAACGTTGTTGACCCGGTTGCCATGGCATTCGATGCGGATAGCCGTCTGTTTGTCATTGAGATGCGTGGCTACTCCGAAGACGATGGCGATGTCCTTGGACGCGTACGACTTCTTGAGGACGTTGACGACGATGGCACTTACGAACAGAGCACCGTTTTCGCTGAAGGTTTTTCCTGGCCAACTGCGATTTGCTGCACACAAGGCGGCGTTCTCGTGGGTGCCGCCCCCAACATCTTTTGGTTGAAGGATAACGATGGAGATGGCAAGGCAGACGAGCAACGTGTCCTCTTCACAGGCTTCAATAAATCGAACGTACAAGGCCTGCTAAACACGCTAAAGTGGGGAATCGACAACCGTATTCACGGCGTCACAAGCTCAAGCGGTGGAAGTGTGCGGAAGGTCGTTGAAGGGCAACCAACAGGCAAGCCAATTCCCCTGCGAGGCCGTGATTTTTCCATTGATCCACTCACGATGGATATGATCGCCATTAGTGGCGGTGGCCAGCATGGCATGAGCATGAACAGTTGGGGCGAGAAGTTTTCATGTAGCAACAGCGATCACTTGCAGCAGATTGTCTTCGAGGATCGTTATCTGGCACGCAATCCTTATCTGAGTGTCTCCTCTGTACGCCGCAGTATCGCCCAAGATGGCCCCCAAGCTGAAGTCTATCGAACGAGCCCTGTCGAGGCGTGGCGCGTCATTCGTACGAAGCTGCGTGCCGCCAAGATTGTTCCCGGAATTGTCGAAGGGGGAGGACGGCCGGCGGGTTACTTCACAGGTGCTACCGGAGTCACCATCTTTCGCGGGGATGCGTGGCCCGCGCGATATCAGGGCTTAGCTATCATTGGCGATGTCGGCAGCAACTTGATTCACCGCAAACAACTCATTGAACAAGGCGTTGCCTACCAGGGCATTCGAATTGACGAAGGGGAAGAGTTCGTAACTTCAAGCGATATCTGGTTTCGTCCCGTTCAGTACGCCAATGCCCCGGATGGCTCCCTCTATGTGGCGGACATGTATCGAGAGGTGATTGAGCATCCCAAGTCCCTGCCTCCCATGATCAAGAAGCATCTTGACTTGACCAGTGGACGGGATCGAGGGCGCATCTACCGTATTGCTGCCAGTGACTACCAACGACGACCAACACCTCGCTTGTCCCAGATGTCAACGGCTGAGTTGGTCCCCTTGCTGACTCATACCAATTCGTGGCATCGAGAGACCGCAGCACGTCTAATCTACGAACGACAAGACATCTCCATCGTGCCACTCCTGGAAACCAGCGTCACCAATGCATCCCTGGCAGAAGGGCGAGTGATCTCTCTCTCAGCATTAGCTGGTTTAGATCACTTATCACCCCAGGTTCTGCTTTCTGCCATGCGCGACGAACACCCACGTGTGCGACAGCATGCCGTTCGCCTATCTGAATCGCTGCTCAAAGACTCACCCGAACTTCGAAATGAGGTTATCCGTCTCGCGGATGATTCAGATGTGCATGTTAGGTTTCAATTGGCCCTCTCAGCCGGCTACCTTCCGGAAGAAGATAAGGTCAATGTTCTCAGACAACTAGCCCTTTCCGACGGAGAGGATTACGACTTTCTTGCCGCGATTCAAAGTTCACTTACGACCGGTGCAGGCTCGTTGTTTGCCACTTTGGCAACGCACGAGAATGCCCCCCGGCAGTTGCTATCATCCCTTGCCGGCCAGATTGGCAAGCAACAACTCCCCGAAGACATTGACATAGTTGCCCGCCTTCTCTCCGCTAAGAGCAGCGATCAACCTGAAATTTGCGAATTTACGATCATTCATCTAGGCATGCTTCCAGGCAGCGCACTCGCTCAACAGCTCGCAAAAACCACCAAGGGTAAGTCCGAGATCGTCATCAACAACATGGTTGCCCAAGCAAAGCGAACACTTGCAGATGGTGATGCCCCCATCGCTGCTCGCATCCAATCGCTTAATGTAATTAGATTTGATCGCTTTGACCCTGGCGTCTTTGGCGAACTATTAGAACCGTCCCAGCCGCTGGCACTGCAGGAAGCGGCCCTCAAAGCAATGCAACAATTCAATGACCCACAAGTGGCAGAACTGGTCATTGACTATTGGCCGAGCATGGCTCCTGGCATGCGAACCAAAGCGGCTCAACTCCTCGGATCACGAGCAAACTGGGTTGGCATGCTTCTGGATGCGATCCAGGAAAAGACTATTCAACCCTCGGAAATCAATATATCACAGCTCGCCGAGCTAAAGCCGATCCTCTCAGCGGAGCGAGGCCAACAGATCGACGGGCTGCTCAATCGCAATGCACGTTCTGATAGAGCGGAGATCATCAATGCATATCGCTTAGCACTTACGCTCGAAGGCGACAAAGATCGAGGGCATCTTGTTTTCACTAAACAGTGCACGGCCTGCCATCAGCTAAATGGGGAAGGGCACCCCCTTGGACCGAACCTAGCCGCGATGAAAAACCGTGGGGCAGAGGCCATACTTGTGAACATTCTGAATCCGAATGCAGAAGTCAATCCGCAGTATATGAATTATATCTGCCTGACCAGCGACGGAAGAACGATATCGGGAGTCATCACCAATGAGACCGCCACAAGCATTACACTTGTTCAAGCAGACAATAAATCTGAAACAATTCTGCGGATCGATATTCATCAACTTCGCAGCACGGGCGTATCACTCATGCCAGAGGGGCTCGAAAAAGTAATCAACCCGCAGGCAATGTCCGACCTCCTCAAATACATCACTCAATCCGAGTGAGCTTCTATGGATTCAACCGATACCAGGCACATTTCAAACGACCTGCCTTCAAGGATCTTTCCCATGACACTCGCCCGATATCCTTATGCCCTTGCGATCCTACTGCTGACCTTAGGCATCACAGCCACGGCTATTACCGAATTACAAGCCGAGACATTTAAGGTTGCAACCTTCGAGATCGACGCATCCCCTCCGATCGGCAGTCCGCTTGCGTACGACCCGACCAAGGGAATTCAGATGCCTCTTTCCTTCCGCGGAATCATCCTTCAAGGGCAGCAAACATACGTGCTGTGCACCGTCGATTGGCTGGGGGTTTCCAGTGATTCTCAGAAAGCATTTAAAGAAGCGATTGCCGAAGCCGTTGGCACTGATCCCAAGAATGTCGTCGTTCATGCGATTCACCAACACGATGCACCGCGCTGTGATGCCACCACCCAGGCCGTGTTCGATGAATTCGACCTAGACTACGACATGTTTGACCTGAAATTTATTGCCGAGGTGCAGAAAAGAGCTGCTGCGGCAGCCAAGCAGTCGTTAAAGAATTTGCAAACCGTAACACACATCGGCACCGGCCAGGCCGAAATCGAGAAGGTCGCCTCGAACCGTAGAATCCTTGGCCCCGACGGAAAAGTGAAGTACGTTCGCTACACGGCAACCAAAGATCCTGTCGTTCGTGATCAGCCAATCGGAACGATTGATCCAATGTGCAAATCCATTAGTTTCTGGAATGGGGAGCAGCCCGTGGCGGTCATGACCTACTACGCAACCCATCCGCAAAGCTATTACCGAACGGGACTCGCTAACCCTGATTTCCCAGGAATGGCTCGCAATGCCCGCGAAGAGAGCACCGGTACTTTCCATATCCATTTCAACGGAGCTGGTGGAAATATTGGGGCAGGGAAGTGGAACGACGGCGCGAAGGAGAATCGGGCAGTCCTTACCAAGCGTGTCGAGGAAGGGATGAAGCGGGCCTGGGATGAAACCAAGCGAAAGCCCATCAAAGCAGATGATGTCGCTTTGGCTTCGGTCGATGTGCTTCTCCCGCTTTCACCCTACATTCAAAAGGAAGAAGCAATCAGCGAACTGAAGAATAAATCACTCGACCGATTGACTCACTTCCGCGCTGCTCGCGAACTAGCCTGGCTGCGCCGCCATGAAGCAGGGGACGCGATTTCCATTGAGTGCCTGACGATTGGGGATGCCCGAATCTTGCATATGCCAGGTGAGTTATTCGTGGAGTATCAACTCGCTGCACAGAAACTACGACCGGATCTGTTTGTTGCCATGGCCGCATATGGCGACTATGCCCCAGGCTACATCGGTACCGAGGTGTCCTACGGTGAGGGCGGATACGAAACCAGCCGTACCGCGTCGCGAGTTTCTGGCCGATCCGAACAGGTTTTAATGGGTGCGATCAGCAAGCTGCTGAAAGATGATTCCGCAAAATAGCTAGGCGAGATCTTTCAAAGGTCCCGTGCTATCTCCGAACGCTTCCACTTCAACTCCCATGCGATCAAGCATCGCATGGTAAAGGTTGCAGAGTGGAACCTGGCCTTCTGCCGGAAGATGACGTCCGGAGTTCAAAGTTCGTCCCCCGCGACCTCCCAAGAGAATCGGGAGGTTGTCAGGATCGTGGCGATTTCCGTCCGACATGCTGGAACCAAACAGAATCATGCAGTTGTCCAGCAGCGTTCCGTCACCTTCCTTGATGCTTCGCAGTTTCGTCAACATCTGTGCAAACTGCTCGACGTGCCAACGATTGATTAGCTGATATTGTTCGATCTTTTCTTTTTTGTTCTCGTGGTGCGAGAGCTCGTGGTGCCCGCCTTTCACACCATCAAGGAATGAGAAATTTCGCCCGGAGACATCATTGGCAAACATCAACGATGCCACTCGTGTCGAATCGGTTTGAAACGCCAACACAATCAAGTCCAGCATAATTGCAATGTGCTCGCGAAAGTCACCGGGCACCCCTGGTCGGGCCGCGGCCAGTACGTGGTCGTCGACATCAGGCTGCGAGTCGCCACTTCCTCCCTTGGTGGCGAACTCGATTCGCTTCTCGACAGCCCGAACTGAATCGAGGTATTCGTCCATCTTGAATTGATCGTCCCGACCTAGCTTCGGCCTGAGTCGCCGAGCATCTTCGAGCACATAATCGAGCAAGTTTTGGTACGACTCAGCCTTGGCGGAATCGGGAGTCAATGTCTTTCCGAACAGGCGTTCGTAGACTAGTCGCGGATTGATTTCCTTGGCCACCGGGCGGGTAGGAGACTGCCACGAGATATGCGAGCCGTACAGTCTTGTATAGCCTACGTTGCTGTCGATTCCGCTGATCACCGGTTCCGTACCCAGTTCCAGCGACGGCAGCGGCGTGAATTTCCCGGTATGCTGAGCCATCAATTGGTCGACCGAGATTCCCCCGCTGCTGATGTCCTTTCCGGTCGTCTTAGTAACTGGCATACCGGTTAAGAAGTTTGCCGTCTTGGCGTAGTGACCATCTCCGCCGTGGCTGTGCTTCTTATCAAGCCCTGTCAGCACGAGAACATCGCTACGTATGTCCGCCAAAGGCTTCAGCGATGGGGTAAGTTCGTACTTATCGCCAGATTCTTTTGGAATCCAGTCCTTTTCCCAGACACCGTTGGGGAAGTACAGGAATGCAGAACGAACCGGTGGACCACCGCCCTCATCTGCGCTGGCAATTCTCGGAGAAAGCGACGACATCCACGGCAAATTAAGCGCGACCCCACATCCTTGGAGGAAACGACGACGCGAGAGGGCCTTGGCTGATTGGATTTGTTTTCTCATGGATACAGTTCCAGGCAATGGAATTTATGTCTCTTACTTGTCCGACTTGAAATAGCGATGCTGAAACGGATAGGACAGGGCGATCTCTTCGATTAGTACCGCTGCCTTCAGATCGTTTTCCTTCAGCTTCTTCAAGCAATGATCAACGACACAGTTATCGAACTTGCTGAGTTCCCGACCATAGGCAAATCCAATTAGCTTGCGTACGAAATGTTTCTGAAATTCACCACTGCGCTTGAGGATCACCGTCTTCAGTTCTTCCGGGCCGCTGAATTGGTCTCCCGAAGGTAGCTTGCCAGCCGAATCAATCGGCTGCCCGTTGTCGCTCTCCCGCCACCGACCAATGCCATCGAAGTTCTCTAAACCGAACCCCAGTGGGTCCATCCGGTTATGGCAGCTTGCGCACTCCGCTTTCTGCCGATGCACCTCAAGCCGCTCTCGCAGCGTCAGGTTCTTACCTTCTTCATGCGACTCTTCTAAAGCGGGTACATTGGGGGGAGGTGGAGGTACACGAGATCCCAGCACTTCTTCCAGAATCCATCTTCCTCGTAGCACAGGGCTCGTCCGGCGAGGGTAAGACGCAGACGTCAAGACACTGGCCATCGTCATCACGCCGCCCCGTTGCCGATTAGGCAACTCGACTCGCTGCCAATCGGCACTCTCTTCGATCGCCAAGCCGTAGTACGCAGCCAGACGTCCATTGGCATAAATGTACTGCGCGTCGACTAGTCTCGTCAGCGGCTGATCTTCTCGGAATACATTGGCGACTGTCAGAATAGCCTCTTCTCGCATATCGGCTGCCAACGCGTCGCTGAATTCCGGAAAGATTTCGGCATCAGGGCGTGTTCCGTTGCCGAATTCGCGAAGCCCCAGCCACTGTAAACCGAAATTTTCACCCAGGGCCTCAGCCTTCGGATCGGATAGCATTCGGCGGACTTCCTGTCTCAGCACGCTCTCCTCAAAGAGCTTTCCCTCGTCAGCCAGTTGAAGCAGCCGATCGTCAGGAATTGACGACCAGATCAACAGGGATAGGCGTGTTGCCAATTGATACTCAGTAATTCTCTGAACACCACCGCCATCCGGTTCCGACTCAACAACGAACAAAAAGTGAGGCGACACAAGTACGGCTTTCAGTGGTTCTCGGAGAGCAGTCAATGGGGTGCCACTTCTCGCAAGACTAGCATCATAGATAGCCAGCAATCGCTCAACCTCTTCTTCCGATACCGGTCGTCGCCATGCTCGCCGCGCAAATCGCTGGATGCACTGCTTAGCCGCTTCGCGTCGTTCGGCATCACTTTTCGGAATAGGCGTCAGAAAGGCCTCGGATAGGATTGCCTCTCTTGCCGCGATCACATCCGAAGGAGCTCCATCTTGGGTATTGGGCAATGCCGTTTCGATGATTCGATCGGCAGATGCCAAATATGCTTCCAAATGAATCGGAGACGTGAACAACGCATCACCGACGGTATCAAATCCCTCGCCACCAGCCCCATCGGAAGGTGGCAGTTCGTGCGATTTCAATTCGAGTCCTACCAAGTCCTTAACTGCGTTGCGATATTCGGTTCGTGTCAAACGTCGGCTCATCACGTGACCGCGATACCAGGCCTGGGTTTCATCGGATGCCAGCTGGTTGCAGAGATCCTGATTGGGACGCGAGTCGAGCCACCCGTTGAAAGCACCCTTCTGTGGATCGTTCAGCCCGGGGCTTCCCTCCGGCGGCATTTCATTCTGGCGAATCCGACGGGCAACACGATCCCACACGTCGCCAGCCTTGGCAGCACTGTCACCACTAGTGAACCGACTCAGGTCAAATTCCCCGTCGGAATCTTTACCGCTGTGGCACTCGATGCATCGCGACTGGATGATCGGCAAAATATCCTTTGCGTAGCGTTCACCCCATCGTGACATTTCTGGGGAAAGCTCGTCTGCCAGACAAGCAGAGCTTTCCGACAATACGAACATATTCAACAGCACCAGGCTGAATAGAACGTATCGCGAATCGCGAGCGCACTTTAAGAGTCGTTGCATCGGCGGGGGCCTAAAGGCGGGGGTAATATAGGGCAGGACTCTTAATCCTATCTCACAGACCGATTTTAAACCAGATCGTTTTGCAAGTCCTTTTGTGCGAGAAAGTTACGCGACACCGATAAGGGGCTGCCCCCTTGGGTGTCCATACGCACTGCGCGCAGGATAAAGCAGGATGACAACCTGTTCCAGTACCTGGCTCACAGGCATCTGCTGGCCCAGGGGGAGGAAGCACGCTAACGCATCTCAGAAGTCAAAGACTCAATCGTCGGAGAGAAATAGGCTTAACTAATTCTTCGGCTGTTTATACTTCTGCTGATACTTCTCGTAGAGTATTGTTTGCTTGTTGCTCAGATCGACGGGCTTACCAGCGATCCAGGCTGTTTGAATCTGTGTCGCGGCCTCAAGAGGGTCACCATCGCAGATAAACAGCGTTGCGTCCTTTCCCTTTTCCAGGCTACCGACGCGTTCTCCCACGCCCAGAATCTCTGCAGGCGAGAGCGTTATCGCACGCATTGCGTCCTCATTGCTTAGACCAAACGCGACAGCGGTTGCCGCATGGTAAGGAAGATTTCGGACGTTCCACGCATTGGATCGTTCGTATCCTGAGATACAAAAGCGAATTCCCGCATCTTGAAGTCGCTTTGCCAGCGAGTAGGCGGCATCGTAGGGGTCGTCTCGTCGGCGGGGGTTACGATGAATGGCCGAGATAATGACCGGAATATCGTATTGCTTCATCAACTCTTGGCACTTCACGGCATCGTATCCGCCAAAGATTACAAGCCTCACTTTCTGCTGGTTGGCAAATGTGATTGCCCGGGTGATGTCGTTCGCTCGATCGGCATGAAGGATGATAGGCTGCTCTCCTCGCAGGACCTTATCCATCGAATCTAAACGGGCATCATGCAGGATCTTAGACTTCGCCTGTTGTCCTTGGTAGTAACGCCTTGCTTCGTCAAAGAACGACTCCAACCGCTCCTTTTCCTCTTCACTGTCCATGGAAACAATCATCCCGGCACGAGGCAGCAAGGTCATGTCCTCATAGGTCCAACCGTCGAGTTGCATCACAGCACATTGACCGGAAATCAAGCCTCCAGACGGGGCGGTCATGGCCAAGAGAACTCCGTTAGATCTCGTCACCGGAATGATCTCACCATCTGGGTCGACGCTGACATGCGCCTTCACATTAGGATTGAGACTGCCTGATTCGCGATAGTCGTTACTCGCTCTGACCGAAGAGATTTCCGTCAGGCCGATCCGGGAATAGGGTTCAAAAAGTCCCGGATAGACATGCTTCCCGGCGGCTTTGATGACATGAGCATCCTTAGGAACCTCAATTTTTTCGCCAATTGCCGTAATCTTTCCTTTCTCGAAGATTAAGACCCCCTTCTTAATGGCCGGTCCTGAAATGGGATGAATTGTCGCTCCCACAATTGCAACCGGTCCCTTCGGCAGGGCACCGGGGATTTGATCGGAGGCAGCGGAAACACCGACCAGGCAAGCAAACGCGAACAGTGTCAGCAGTCGGATAGGAGAGTGCATCGTATATGTCTTACTGTGGGTGGCGGTACTATGCGGTCAGGAACACCAGTACGCACGATCAATGCTCGTGACCGTGCTCGTGTTCGTCGTGGGCATGACAGAACTCATCGTGGCGTGGCCACAACTGAGAACCATCTTCTAGCGATTCCCCTTCGTCCATCATCGGGGCCCTGGAGTCAAGGATCTTCTGCACCAGCGTATTCTTCATCTCGGCCATCTGTTGATGTCGCTGTTGCTCTTCCAGACGGTCAAAGTACTTGATTCCGTCGATCCATGTTTGTTCACAGACGCTGAAATTAGAAAGAGGGGGGCCAGACCAGATCGCCAAGTCTGCATGTTTGCCAGGCTCGATCGAACCGACGTACTTTTCAATCCGAAGCTGAATAGCTGGGTTAATCGTAATGAATTTGAGTGCCTCTTCCGGCGACAGATTGCCATACTTCACTGCCTTGGCGGCCTCTTGATTCATACGTCGCCCCATTTCCCAGTCGTCAGAGTTGAATGAAACCACGACGCCTTGGTTGTGCATGAGTGCTCCGTTGAATGGAATCGCATCCCGCACTTCGACCTTGTAAGCCCACCAATCCGAGAATGTTGATCCGGTCGCACCGTGCTCCTTCATGGCATCGGCAACCTTATACCCCTCGAGGATATGCTGGAGCGAACCAATCGTGATATCGTACTCATCTAATACCCGGATCAGAGCCAGGATCTCGTCTTGCCGATAGCTATGACAATGGACCCAGCGTTTTCCGTTAAGAATCTCGACGATCGCATCGAATTGAAGATCGCGACGTGGCGGTAGACCGTGTTTGTTCTTAGCGTAGTCCTGATGAGCCTTTTGATACTGCTGGGCCTCGCGAAACTCGTCACGGAACACCTGTTCGACACCCATTCGAGTCTGGGGATAACGCGTATTGAAGTCATCTCCCCAGTTGCTCTGCTTTACGTTCTCGCCCAAGGCGAACTTGATACCGGCCGGAGCTTCCCGAAACTTCAGATTTTCGTAGTTGGTTCCCCAACGCATCTTGATGACCTGGTTCTGCCCACCGATCGGGTTAGCCGAACCATGTAGCACATTGGCGGTCGTTAGTCCGCCGGCGAGTTGCCAGTAAATCGTAATGTCGTCCGCGTCGACGAAGTCCGCGATACGAACTTCCGCTGTGATCGCTTGGCCGCTTTCGTTGATCCCGCCATCGGTCGCGATATGCGAATGGCAGTCGATCAGCCCCGGGGTAATATGTTTGCCGGTGGCATCCACGACGACTGCTTCTTTGGGAATGGAGATCTTCTTCCCAATCTTCTCGATCTTGCCATTGTTGATCAGGATCGTGCCCTTGTCGATTTTCCCCAGAGGGCCGCTCGTCCAGATCGTAGCTCCGGTAATTGCTACGAGCGACTCCTGCTTAACAGGTTTCTCTCGCCCATAGGCCCCCAGCGGATATTGCACTGGAAAACTGGCCATGCGGAGCCGTTTCGGCTTGTCTTCATCTTCCTTCTTCGTTTCCCCTGACTTCTCGGTATCCTTACTTTCGGTCTCCTTTGGCTCTTCTTTGTCTTCCGCTTGCATACCAGAAGGAACCATCGTTACGGGTGTGACCGATCCATCAGGCCAACGGAGCGAGCCATATCGTGTTTCGACGTCTTCCTGGTAGACGATCGAGAGCGTAGCAACGCCCTTAATCCCAAAGTTATCAGCAACAAACTGTGCAGTAATCTGACCATCCTCGAACTTGATCGACTTGAGTTCGATTTTGTCCTTAAACTTTGGAGTCGTTTCGGCTGGGCGAATGGTCCCTTTCAGGGTCTTGTCTCCGGACACGTTGATCAGCAGGACCTGATCCGTCTTCTCGGGGGGATCTTGAATCGAGATCTTCCAATCGCTTGCCAGACCATGTGGAAGATCATCATGATGTTCGTACCGGTGGCCATTGACCCACGTTTCCACAACTTCCGCTTTGTCATCAAATAGCGGTTTGGAAGTCACTACCAGGCTCGCCAGTTTCCCCTCGTCGATGGTGCCAAGCTGCTTGTCGATTCCGAAGCGTTTGGCTGGCACAGTGGTCATTGCCGCCAAGGCATCCGCTTCATTCAATCCGCGATGCACGGCAATGCGAAGGTTCTTCAAGAACAGAGAAGGGGACTCGAGCCGGTGCGTTGTCAGCAACACTTCGACCTTGCGATCAAGTAGCCGCGCGATATTCTCCGGTGCATGATCCCAGTGCATGAGGGCTTGTAACGTGGCATCATCCGCTGCTTGGGGCGTCGCCACATTAGGGGCCTTCGCAAAATCAATCGGAACGATAATCGTTCGCTTCGTCTTGGCGATGGCGTCCAGTTGACGATACTCACGTCCGCTTCCGATGGCGATCATGTCGAGGCCAAACTCGCGGGCAAACTCATCGGCCCGCAAAAGGAACTGATCATTGCTCGTCTCGATCATAACAGGCAACCTGCCATCGACGTACGGCTGCATGGCGTCCAGCGTCACGTTCCGCTCTGGAAGCGGAAGCATGGCATCCGCATGAGCAGCTCGATGGGCATCGCGATACCACTGGGCGTCATAGAAAGCCTGACGAGCCAGGGCCACGGCTCCCATCGGAGAGTTCGGATAATTACCTCGGCTTCGTCGTCTCCCTAGTGTCAGCTCCCCGGCCAGGGCAAACTGATCGCGAAGCACCAATTGCGACAGATCATCTTGGCCCAATGCGTAGATAGCCGAACGCCCTTTGACAATTCCATCTTGTGGGGCAATCAGCCGGGCTACAAAACCTTGCTTACGAAGATCACCGGCCGCCAGTTCCTTGCTTGTAAGAACGCTGCGAACGTCGAAGTCCGCTCGGATGTTTTCGTTCCAGTAACTGGTTGGCGGCCGACTGTTGGCTTGGTCGAACGACACTTCTGCGTAACTGTCGATTAAGCCTGGGTAAACGAACTTGCCACCCAGGTCGATGACCTCTGCTTCCACGGGAATATCAACCTTGGCACCAATCGCCACGATTTTCTCGTCACGGATCACAATCGTCACAGGCTCAGGGTCTTTGCCTGGCGATCGTATTACTTGACCACCGGAAAGTGCGTAGACTCGCAGCGGATGGCGATGCAAGCCATCTTCGTGACGTGACGTTGGGGGGAACGTCTGAGCAGCAGCAGTTAGCGAGAGAATAATTGGCAGGAGGATCGCAAGCGGGAACGAACGTTTCATCTAGCAGACTCTAACGAGATAATTCCGGTCAGTTTGCAATAGAAGTGCCCGGTGCCGAGCCTGACACTTCTTCATCTAAGATAGTCCGAAACCACATTCGGCTCGTTATCTTTTTGCGCGATTTTTGACATAATCTTGCAGGATTACAACCACTCTTGAGGATGTTGAGCCTATTCCTTCGATTTATTTCCAGTTCTTGGTCAAATCACGAATCTCGAGGTCAGGATTCTCGTCTCCCCGCGTATCTTCTTTCGCCAGAATGACTAAAGGCGGTCTCTGCGTCTTTACCTGACAGACGTATATCCCAAACGAGTGTCCTGAATCAATTTCCCCGACGCGGCCTTGGCGAAATCCAGTACGGGACACTGAAACCATTTGGTACTTTGGATCATAATCTGGTACCGCTTTGCCTCCTCCTTTTCGTTGCCCCCAATCCCATCATCGGAAAGGTTTGTCGCCAAACCGTTTCTCCAGGTCTTCGGAATGAATCCACCCCGCTATTCACCAAGGCGATCGCCAGTCAGTACGTTGATAGCCATGCTTATCTTGACAGCATTGGTTTTGGTCGAATCTCTTCCCGCTCAGTCACCGGCGGATGTCATTCCCAAGCATTCATTTTCGCAGACCATTCGACCGTTCCTTAAAACATATTGCTACGACTGCCACGGTTCTGAAACCCAAGAAGCCGACCTGCGACTCGATACGCTTGACGACGACTTCAGCAAATCGACCTCAGCCGGCACTTGGATTGAGGTGATGGACAAGATGAACCTGGGAGAGATGCCCCCAGACGGTTCACCAGTGCCCACGACGAACGATCTTTCCAGCGTCACTCATTGGATTGCGGCAGAGTTGCGTCAGGCCGAACGAAGTAGTCTCGGGAAAGAAGGACGGGTGATACTCCGCAGAATGAATCGCGCCGAATACACCAATACTGTGCGTGATCTTCTCCACCTCAAGTTTCTACCAGGCGAAAGCCCTGAAAACGTGCTTCCGCCTGACGGTACGGCCGAAGGATTCGACAAAGTGTCGGTTGCACTGATGCTTGATCCGTCTCTGTTAGACAAGTATTTCGAAGTCGCTCAGCGGATCGCGGACAAAGCAATCGTCGATGGTCCACCTCCATTCGCAACCGAGAAGATGCGATTAGAGATGGAAGATATCGCCGACAATCGAGCCATTGACTACTTGTGTGCCACGCCTGGTATTGAGTGTGAAGAAAAAGCAATAGTCTTGATGCAGGGCTCGACGCG
Above is a genomic segment from Blastopirellula marina containing:
- a CDS encoding amidohydrolase family protein — protein: MKRSFPLAILLPIILSLTAAAQTFPPTSRHEDGLHRHPLRVYALSGGQVIRSPGKDPEPVTIVIRDEKIVAIGAKVDIPVEAEVIDLGGKFVYPGLIDSYAEVSFDQANSRPPTSYWNENIRADFDVRSVLTSKELAAGDLRKQGFVARLIAPQDGIVKGRSAIYALGQDDLSQLVLRDQFALAGELTLGRRRSRGNYPNSPMGAVALARQAFYDAQWYRDAHRAAHADAMLPLPERNVTLDAMQPYVDGRLPVMIETSNDQFLLRADEFAREFGLDMIAIGSGREYRQLDAIAKTKRTIIVPIDFAKAPNVATPQAADDATLQALMHWDHAPENIARLLDRKVEVLLTTHRLESPSLFLKNLRIAVHRGLNEADALAAMTTVPAKRFGIDKQLGTIDEGKLASLVVTSKPLFDDKAEVVETWVNGHRYEHHDDLPHGLASDWKISIQDPPEKTDQVLLINVSGDKTLKGTIRPAETTPKFKDKIELKSIKFEDGQITAQFVADNFGIKGVATLSIVYQEDVETRYGSLRWPDGSVTPVTMVPSGMQAEDKEEPKETESKDTEKSGETKKEDEDKPKRLRMASFPVQYPLGAYGREKPVKQESLVAITGATIWTSGPLGKIDKGTILINNGKIEKIGKKISIPKEAVVVDATGKHITPGLIDCHSHIATDGGINESGQAITAEVRIADFVDADDITIYWQLAGGLTTANVLHGSANPIGGQNQVIKMRWGTNYENLKFREAPAGIKFALGENVKQSNWGDDFNTRYPQTRMGVEQVFRDEFREAQQYQKAHQDYAKNKHGLPPRRDLQFDAIVEILNGKRWVHCHSYRQDEILALIRVLDEYDITIGSLQHILEGYKVADAMKEHGATGSTFSDWWAYKVEVRDAIPFNGALMHNQGVVVSFNSDDWEMGRRMNQEAAKAVKYGNLSPEEALKFITINPAIQLRIEKYVGSIEPGKHADLAIWSGPPLSNFSVCEQTWIDGIKYFDRLEEQQRHQQMAEMKNTLVQKILDSRAPMMDEGESLEDGSQLWPRHDEFCHAHDEHEHGHEH
- a CDS encoding amidohydrolase family protein is translated as MHSPIRLLTLFAFACLVGVSAASDQIPGALPKGPVAIVGATIHPISGPAIKKGVLIFEKGKITAIGEKIEVPKDAHVIKAAGKHVYPGLFEPYSRIGLTEISSVRASNDYRESGSLNPNVKAHVSVDPDGEIIPVTRSNGVLLAMTAPSGGLISGQCAVMQLDGWTYEDMTLLPRAGMIVSMDSEEEKERLESFFDEARRYYQGQQAKSKILHDARLDSMDKVLRGEQPIILHADRANDITRAITFANQQKVRLVIFGGYDAVKCQELMKQYDIPVIISAIHRNPRRRDDPYDAAYSLAKRLQDAGIRFCISGYERSNAWNVRNLPYHAATAVAFGLSNEDAMRAITLSPAEILGVGERVGSLEKGKDATLFICDGDPLEAATQIQTAWIAGKPVDLSNKQTILYEKYQQKYKQPKN